A region of Streptomyces paludis DNA encodes the following proteins:
- a CDS encoding NAD-dependent epimerase/dehydratase family protein — MKVLVTGASGFLGGHLVDGAVRAGHHVRVLVRPGNDIGRLTALPGVEPVYGDLGDADALRRAAEGVDVVHHSAALVGQRGTRAQFWETNVAGTERLLTAARSAGARRFVFISTPSALMNPRDGDRFGIDESITYPDRFFNLYSETKAAAEQRVLAAHGPEFTTVSLRPRGIWGPRDRSGFLPNLIAKLVAGKLPDLAGDKRVLTSLCHCDNAVSAALLATGAPAERVGGRAYFIVDREPVDAREMILRLTELFGGTPPTRRVPPPVRDALVAGVELLWRIPALAARREPPLSRYSVALMTRSRTYDTSAAERDFGYSPVMDTETGLRQLAEWVESQGGTEAFVRTMS, encoded by the coding sequence ATGAAGGTGCTGGTGACCGGCGCGTCGGGATTTCTCGGCGGCCATCTGGTGGACGGCGCCGTGCGCGCGGGCCACCACGTCCGGGTGCTGGTGCGGCCGGGCAACGACATCGGCCGACTGACGGCGCTGCCCGGGGTGGAACCGGTGTACGGCGATCTCGGCGACGCCGACGCGCTGCGCCGGGCCGCCGAGGGCGTCGACGTGGTGCACCACAGCGCCGCCCTGGTCGGACAGCGCGGCACCCGCGCGCAGTTCTGGGAGACCAATGTCGCGGGCACCGAGCGGCTGCTGACGGCGGCCCGGAGCGCCGGGGCCCGCCGCTTCGTCTTCATCAGCACGCCCAGCGCGCTGATGAACCCCCGGGACGGCGACCGGTTCGGCATCGACGAGAGCATCACGTACCCGGACCGGTTCTTCAATCTCTACTCCGAGACCAAGGCCGCCGCCGAGCAGCGCGTACTGGCCGCCCACGGGCCGGAGTTCACCACGGTCTCGCTGCGTCCCCGGGGGATCTGGGGGCCGCGCGACCGCTCCGGCTTCCTGCCGAACCTGATCGCCAAGCTGGTGGCGGGCAAGCTCCCCGATCTCGCCGGCGACAAGCGGGTGCTGACCTCGCTCTGCCACTGCGACAACGCGGTATCCGCCGCGCTGCTCGCCACCGGGGCCCCGGCCGAACGGGTCGGCGGCCGGGCCTACTTCATCGTCGACCGGGAGCCCGTGGACGCGCGGGAGATGATCCTGCGGCTCACCGAACTCTTCGGCGGTACGCCGCCCACCCGCAGGGTGCCGCCGCCGGTACGGGACGCGCTGGTCGCGGGGGTGGAGCTGCTCTGGCGGATCCCGGCGCTCGCGGCCCGGCGCGAACCTCCGCTCAGCCGCTACTCGGTGGCGCTGATGACCCGGTCCCGTACGTACGACACCTCGGCGGCCGAGCGGGACTTCGGCTACTCCCCCGTGATGGACACGGAGACGGGGCTGCGGCAGCTGGCGGAGTGGGTCGAGTCGCAGGGCGGCACCGAGGCGTTCGTACGCACCATGTCCTGA
- a CDS encoding enolase C-terminal domain-like protein translates to MTETVTGFTVHDIRFPTSEQLDGSDAMNPDPDYSAAYVVLRTSAGGEGHGFCFTIGRGNEVMAAAIEALRPHVVGRPAPRTAADLAELSTALTHDSQLRWLGPEKGVMHMAAGAVINAAWDLAATGAGLPVWEFLAGMTPEELVSLVDFRHLTDALTPDEALALLRAAEPGRAERAARLRAGGYPAYTTSPGWLGYSDTKLVTLARQAVADGFRQIKLKVGADPDDDVRRLRLARAAVGDDIRIALDANQRWDVPEALRRLADFAPYAPHWIEEPTSPDDILGHAAVRAGQSVRVATGEHAANRVVFKQLLQAEAVDYVQIDAARVAGVGENLAILLLAAKFGVPVCPHAGGVGLCELVQHLAMFDYVAVSGSQEDRVIEYVDHLHEHFADPVVVTGGRYRAPTAPGFSARMLPASLAAHRYPDGSVWAARTGASGPRKENGS, encoded by the coding sequence ATGACCGAGACCGTCACCGGGTTCACGGTGCACGACATCCGCTTCCCGACCTCCGAGCAGCTCGACGGCTCCGACGCCATGAACCCCGACCCCGACTACTCGGCCGCCTATGTGGTGCTCCGTACCTCCGCCGGCGGTGAGGGGCACGGCTTCTGCTTCACCATCGGACGCGGCAACGAGGTCATGGCCGCCGCCATCGAGGCGCTGCGGCCCCATGTCGTCGGACGCCCCGCCCCCCGCACCGCCGCCGATCTCGCCGAACTCTCCACCGCGCTCACCCATGACTCCCAACTGCGCTGGCTCGGCCCGGAGAAGGGGGTCATGCACATGGCCGCCGGCGCGGTCATCAACGCCGCCTGGGACCTCGCGGCCACCGGCGCGGGCCTGCCGGTCTGGGAGTTCCTCGCCGGGATGACCCCCGAGGAGCTGGTCTCGCTCGTCGACTTCCGCCATCTCACCGACGCGCTCACCCCCGACGAGGCGCTGGCCCTGCTGCGCGCCGCCGAGCCCGGCCGCGCCGAGCGCGCCGCCCGGCTGCGGGCCGGCGGCTACCCCGCGTACACCACCTCGCCCGGCTGGCTCGGCTACTCCGACACCAAGCTCGTCACCCTCGCCCGGCAGGCCGTCGCCGACGGCTTCCGGCAGATCAAGCTCAAGGTCGGCGCCGATCCCGACGACGACGTACGGCGGCTGCGCCTCGCCCGCGCAGCCGTCGGCGACGACATACGCATCGCGCTCGACGCCAACCAGCGCTGGGACGTCCCCGAGGCGCTGCGCCGGCTGGCCGACTTCGCCCCGTACGCACCGCACTGGATCGAGGAGCCGACCAGCCCGGACGACATCCTCGGCCACGCCGCCGTCCGCGCCGGACAGTCCGTCAGGGTCGCCACCGGTGAACACGCCGCCAACCGCGTCGTCTTCAAGCAGCTCCTCCAGGCGGAGGCCGTCGACTACGTCCAGATCGACGCGGCCAGGGTCGCCGGGGTCGGTGAGAACCTGGCGATCCTGCTCCTCGCCGCCAAGTTCGGCGTCCCCGTCTGCCCGCACGCCGGCGGGGTCGGCCTCTGCGAACTCGTCCAGCACCTCGCGATGTTCGACTACGTCGCCGTCTCCGGCAGTCAGGAGGACCGCGTCATCGAGTACGTCGACCACCTCCACGAACACTTCGCCGACCCCGTCGTCGTCACCGGCGGCCGCTACCGCGCGCCCACCGCGCCCGGCTTCTCGGCCAGGATGCTCCCCGCGTCCCTCGCCGCCCACCGCTACCCCGACGGATCCGTCTGGGCGGCCCGTACCGGCGCGTCCGGCCCGCGGAAGGAGAACGGATCATGA
- a CDS encoding FadR/GntR family transcriptional regulator — translation MAVTDEAIEKIKEMIVSGALRPGDRLPKESELAAELGLSRNSLREAVRALSLIRILDVRQGDGTYVTSLDPQLLLEALSFVVDFHRDDTVLEFLAVRRILEPAATALATPRITEAELDALDAALTALGPAPSVGELVAADLEFHRSIVRHSGNAVLCSLLDGLSGPTTRARVWRGLTQEDAVARTLHEHRAILAALRDRDAEAARSWATVHVASVEMWLRSTL, via the coding sequence GTGGCTGTCACCGACGAGGCCATCGAGAAGATCAAGGAAATGATCGTCTCCGGCGCGCTGCGCCCCGGCGACCGTCTTCCCAAGGAGAGCGAACTCGCCGCCGAGCTGGGGCTGTCCCGCAACTCGCTGCGCGAGGCGGTGCGCGCGCTGTCGCTGATCCGCATCCTCGATGTGCGCCAGGGCGACGGTACGTACGTCACGAGCCTCGACCCGCAGCTGCTGCTGGAGGCGCTGAGCTTCGTCGTGGACTTCCACCGGGACGACACCGTGCTGGAGTTCCTCGCCGTACGCCGCATCCTGGAGCCCGCCGCGACCGCGCTGGCGACCCCCCGGATCACCGAGGCGGAGCTGGACGCTCTGGACGCGGCGCTGACCGCGCTGGGGCCGGCGCCGTCGGTCGGCGAACTGGTCGCGGCCGACCTGGAGTTCCACCGGTCGATCGTGCGCCACTCGGGCAACGCGGTGCTCTGCTCGCTGCTGGACGGGCTGTCGGGGCCGACCACCCGGGCCCGGGTCTGGCGCGGGCTGACCCAGGAGGACGCCGTCGCCCGGACCCTCCACGAGCACCGCGCGATCCTCGCGGCGCTCCGCGACCGGGACGCGGAGGCGGCCAGATCCTGGGCGACGGTCCATGTGGCGAGCGTCGAGATGTGGCTCAGATCGACGCTGTGA
- a CDS encoding glycerol-3-phosphate dehydrogenase/oxidase, with translation MSTLQSVPALGTHPAGGSLPSRAETRDQLARATYDLLVIGGGILGISTAWHASQSGLRVALVDGGDFAGATSSASSKLLHGGLRYLQTGAVKLVAENHFERRAVSRQVAPHLANPLTFYLPVYKGGPHGAAKLGAGVFAYSALSAFGDGVGHVISPDKARQAVPELRTENLKAVAVYGDDQMNDARMALMTVRAAVDSGATVLNHASVTGLRFTQGRVTGAELRDALDGTEFGVDARLVLNATGPWVDHLRKLENPDAAPSIRLSKGAHLVLKRTAPWKAALATPIDKYRITFALPWEDMLLLGTTDEEYEGEPADVAVNEKDIAQILDEAAFSVRDQQLTRDLITYSFAGLRVLPGGPGSTSKAKRETVVTEGRGGMLSVAGGKWTTFRHIGRTVLKKLESLPGHPLGQGMEPVSQLPKKLPLPGIASPNAVAHRLLIDGGGTGPSMAPDTARHLATHYGSLAFDIVRLANEYPELGERIHPDAPEIWAQVVYARDHEWAETVDDVLRRRTTLTIRGLDTEPVRARVAELLAERS, from the coding sequence ATGAGCACCCTGCAGAGCGTTCCCGCACTGGGGACGCACCCGGCCGGCGGTTCCCTGCCGAGCCGCGCCGAGACCCGGGACCAGCTGGCCAGAGCCACCTACGACCTGCTGGTGATCGGCGGCGGCATCCTGGGCATCTCCACCGCCTGGCATGCCTCCCAGTCGGGACTGCGGGTGGCCCTGGTGGACGGCGGCGACTTCGCCGGCGCCACGTCCTCCGCCTCCTCCAAGCTGCTCCACGGCGGGCTGCGCTACTTGCAGACCGGCGCGGTGAAGCTGGTGGCGGAGAACCACTTCGAGCGGCGCGCGGTGTCCCGGCAGGTGGCACCGCACCTGGCCAATCCGCTCACCTTCTATCTGCCCGTCTACAAGGGCGGCCCGCACGGCGCGGCCAAGCTCGGCGCGGGCGTCTTCGCCTACTCGGCGCTCTCCGCGTTCGGGGACGGCGTCGGCCATGTGATCAGCCCGGACAAGGCCCGGCAGGCCGTGCCCGAGCTGCGTACGGAGAACCTCAAGGCCGTGGCCGTGTACGGCGACGACCAGATGAACGACGCGCGGATGGCACTGATGACCGTCCGCGCGGCCGTCGACTCCGGCGCCACCGTCCTCAACCACGCGTCGGTCACCGGGCTCCGCTTCACCCAGGGCCGGGTCACCGGCGCCGAGCTGCGGGACGCGCTCGACGGTACGGAGTTCGGGGTCGACGCCCGGCTGGTGCTGAACGCCACCGGCCCCTGGGTCGACCACCTGCGCAAGCTGGAGAACCCGGACGCGGCGCCGTCCATCCGGCTCTCCAAGGGCGCGCACCTCGTTCTCAAGCGCACCGCGCCGTGGAAGGCCGCGCTCGCCACGCCCATCGACAAGTACCGCATCACCTTCGCCCTCCCGTGGGAGGACATGCTGCTGCTCGGCACGACCGACGAGGAGTACGAGGGCGAGCCCGCCGATGTCGCGGTCAACGAGAAGGACATCGCGCAGATCCTGGACGAGGCCGCGTTCTCGGTACGGGACCAGCAGCTGACCCGCGATCTGATCACCTACTCCTTCGCCGGGCTGCGCGTCCTGCCCGGCGGCCCCGGGAGCACCTCCAAGGCCAAGCGCGAGACGGTCGTGACCGAGGGCCGGGGCGGCATGCTCTCGGTCGCGGGCGGCAAGTGGACCACCTTCCGCCATATCGGCCGTACGGTCCTGAAGAAGCTGGAGTCGCTGCCGGGGCACCCGCTCGGCCAGGGCATGGAGCCGGTGTCCCAGCTGCCCAAGAAGCTTCCGCTGCCCGGTATCGCCAGCCCGAACGCGGTCGCCCACCGACTGCTGATCGACGGCGGCGGCACCGGCCCCTCGATGGCCCCCGACACCGCCCGCCATCTCGCCACCCATTACGGCTCGCTGGCGTTCGACATCGTGCGGCTGGCCAACGAGTACCCGGAGCTGGGCGAGCGGATCCACCCGGACGCCCCGGAGATCTGGGCGCAGGTCGTGTACGCCCGGGACCACGAGTGGGCCGAGACGGTCGACGACGTGCTGCGCCGCCGTACCACGCTCACCATCCGGGGACTGGACACGGAGCCGGTCCGGGCCCGGGTCGCGGAGCTGCTGGCCGAGCGGAGCTGA
- a CDS encoding SDR family NAD(P)-dependent oxidoreductase, with protein MMAVRDFEGLGALVTGGASGIGAAVAALLVARGARVAVLDRETGGAPAGTLPLTADVTDDAAVRTAVDTAAREFGGLHTVVSNAGIGALGTVADNPDDEWLRVLDVNVLGMVRTARHALPHLRRAAAGRPGAVSVTHTCSIAATAGLPQRALYSASKGAVLSLTLAMAADHVREGIRVNCVNPGTADTPWVGRLLDAADDPAAERAALAARQPTGRLVGADEVAAAVAYLASPAAAAVTGTALAVDGGMQGLRLRPLA; from the coding sequence ATGATGGCGGTACGGGACTTCGAGGGACTCGGTGCCCTGGTCACCGGCGGTGCCTCCGGTATCGGCGCGGCCGTCGCCGCCCTGCTGGTGGCGCGCGGCGCACGCGTCGCCGTACTGGACCGGGAGACCGGCGGCGCGCCCGCCGGGACCCTGCCGCTCACCGCCGACGTCACCGACGACGCGGCGGTCCGTACGGCGGTGGACACGGCGGCCCGGGAGTTCGGCGGGCTGCACACCGTCGTCTCCAACGCGGGCATCGGCGCCCTCGGCACCGTCGCGGACAACCCCGACGACGAGTGGCTGCGCGTACTCGACGTCAATGTCCTCGGCATGGTCCGCACCGCCCGGCACGCCCTGCCGCATCTGCGCCGCGCCGCAGCCGGGCGGCCCGGGGCGGTCTCCGTCACCCACACCTGCTCGATCGCCGCCACCGCCGGGCTCCCGCAGCGCGCGCTCTACAGCGCCAGCAAGGGCGCGGTGCTCTCGCTGACCCTGGCGATGGCCGCCGACCACGTCCGCGAGGGCATCCGCGTCAACTGCGTCAACCCCGGCACCGCCGACACCCCCTGGGTGGGCCGGCTCCTCGACGCGGCCGACGACCCCGCCGCCGAACGCGCCGCCCTCGCCGCGCGCCAGCCCACCGGCCGGCTGGTCGGCGCGGACGAGGTCGCGGCGGCCGTCGCGTATCTCGCGAGTCCGGCGGCGGCGGCCGTCACGGGTACGGCGCTCGCGGTCGACGGCGGGATGCAGGGACTGCGGCTGCGCCCCCTCGCCTGA
- a CDS encoding DUF3090 domain-containing protein — protein sequence MSRQVFLYDPPDRFVAGTVGLPGRRTFFLQASAAGRVTSVALEKTQVAALAERIDELLDEVVRRTGGNAPVPAVAPAEVTDSAPLDAPVEEEFRVGTMALAWDGDEQRMIIEAQALVELEADTDEDLAEAEERLLQDEENGPPMLRVRLSGTQARAFAKRALDVVNAGRPPCPLCSLPLDPEGHVCPRQNGYRRGA from the coding sequence GTGTCCCGTCAGGTGTTCCTCTACGACCCACCGGACCGCTTCGTGGCCGGTACGGTCGGGCTGCCTGGACGCCGTACGTTCTTCCTCCAGGCGTCCGCCGCCGGGCGCGTGACCAGCGTCGCCCTGGAGAAGACCCAGGTGGCGGCGCTCGCCGAGCGTATCGACGAGCTGCTCGACGAGGTCGTGCGCCGGACCGGCGGGAACGCGCCCGTGCCGGCCGTGGCGCCCGCCGAGGTGACCGACTCCGCCCCGCTCGACGCGCCCGTCGAGGAGGAGTTCCGGGTCGGCACCATGGCGCTGGCCTGGGACGGCGACGAGCAGCGCATGATCATCGAGGCACAGGCGCTCGTCGAGCTGGAGGCCGACACCGACGAGGATCTCGCCGAGGCCGAGGAGCGGCTGCTCCAGGACGAGGAGAACGGGCCGCCGATGCTCCGGGTCCGGCTCTCCGGCACCCAGGCCAGGGCCTTCGCCAAGCGCGCCCTGGACGTGGTCAACGCGGGCCGGCCGCCGTGCCCGCTGTGCAGCCTGCCGCTCGACCCGGAAGGACACGTATGCCCGCGCCAGAACGGATACCGCCGCGGAGCGTGA
- a CDS encoding SCO1664 family protein: MPAPERIPPRSVTAVELLTKGELTVRGRIREASNGVLYCSVAYEGREASCVYKPVAGERPLWDFPDGTLAQREVAAYEVSEATGWHLVPPTVLRDGPYGEGMCQLWIDLEPDDDADAVNDAEDTAADEEAARADDTPDADFGPLLALVDEERPGDGWKAVGRAEVGEGRTALLVHADDEQLRRLAVLDAVINNGDRKGGHLLPAPGGHLYAIDHGVTFHVEDKLRTLLWGWAGEPLTDEALAVLARLEEALVPAAPLATRLAELITVAETDAVRARVRELRHTGRHPEPSGQWPPIPWPPV; encoded by the coding sequence ATGCCCGCGCCAGAACGGATACCGCCGCGGAGCGTGACCGCTGTCGAGCTGCTCACCAAGGGCGAGCTGACGGTGCGTGGCCGGATCCGTGAGGCGTCCAACGGGGTGCTCTACTGCTCGGTCGCGTACGAGGGCCGGGAGGCGTCCTGCGTCTACAAGCCCGTCGCGGGGGAGCGGCCCCTGTGGGACTTCCCCGACGGCACGCTCGCCCAGCGCGAGGTCGCGGCGTACGAGGTCTCCGAGGCGACCGGCTGGCACCTCGTCCCGCCGACCGTGCTCCGGGACGGACCGTACGGCGAGGGCATGTGCCAGCTCTGGATCGACCTGGAGCCGGACGACGACGCGGACGCGGTGAACGACGCTGAGGATACGGCCGCCGACGAGGAAGCGGCCCGCGCGGACGACACCCCCGACGCGGACTTCGGCCCGCTGCTCGCCCTCGTCGACGAGGAGCGCCCCGGCGACGGCTGGAAGGCCGTCGGCCGCGCCGAGGTCGGCGAGGGCCGGACCGCCCTGCTGGTGCACGCCGATGACGAGCAGCTGCGGCGTCTCGCCGTCCTCGACGCCGTCATCAACAACGGCGACCGCAAGGGCGGCCATCTGCTGCCCGCGCCCGGCGGCCACCTCTACGCCATCGACCACGGCGTCACCTTCCATGTGGAGGACAAGCTGCGCACCCTGCTCTGGGGCTGGGCGGGCGAGCCGCTGACCGACGAGGCGCTGGCGGTGCTGGCCCGGCTGGAGGAAGCGCTGGTGCCCGCCGCGCCCCTCGCCACCCGACTGGCCGAACTCATCACCGTGGCCGAGACCGATGCCGTACGCGCCCGGGTCCGTGAGCTGCGCCACACCGGCCGGCACCCGGAACCCTCCGGGCAGTGGCCGCCGATTCCCTGGCCGCCGGTGTGA
- a CDS encoding histidine phosphatase family protein, translating to MATLILVRHGRSTANTAGLLAGWTPGVALDERGAAQAAALPGRLAGVPLAAVVSSPLQRCLETLQPLLDARPGTEVRTDDRIGECHYGDWSGRKLAELADEPLMTVVQQHPSAAAFPGGESMRAMQARAVEAVREWNARVEEEHGEDAVFLMCSHGDIIKALVADALGMHLDLFQRIHVDPCSVTAVRYTRLRPFVLRLGDTGDLGALAPRAGQDAGPAAGPGTVGGGAGAT from the coding sequence ATGGCCACGTTGATCCTCGTACGTCATGGGCGGTCCACCGCCAACACCGCGGGGCTGCTCGCCGGCTGGACGCCCGGTGTCGCCCTCGACGAGCGGGGGGCCGCGCAGGCCGCGGCGCTGCCGGGACGGCTGGCGGGGGTGCCGCTGGCCGCCGTTGTCTCCAGCCCGCTCCAGCGCTGTCTGGAGACGCTCCAGCCGCTGCTGGACGCCCGGCCGGGCACCGAGGTGCGGACCGACGACCGGATCGGGGAGTGCCACTACGGCGACTGGTCGGGCCGCAAGCTCGCCGAGCTGGCCGACGAGCCGCTGATGACGGTCGTGCAGCAGCACCCCTCCGCCGCCGCGTTCCCCGGCGGCGAGTCGATGCGCGCGATGCAGGCGCGCGCCGTCGAGGCCGTCCGGGAGTGGAACGCGCGGGTGGAGGAGGAGCACGGCGAGGACGCCGTCTTCCTGATGTGCTCGCACGGCGACATCATCAAGGCCCTGGTGGCGGACGCGCTGGGGATGCATCTCGATCTCTTCCAGCGGATCCATGTGGACCCGTGCTCGGTGACGGCGGTCCGCTACACCCGGCTGCGCCCCTTTGTGCTGCGCCTCGGCGACACGGGCGATCTCGGCGCGCTGGCACCGCGCGCCGGCCAGGACGCGGGACCGGCCGCCGGACCGGGCACGGTCGGGGGCGGCGCGGGAGCGACGTGA
- the mshC gene encoding cysteine--1-D-myo-inosityl 2-amino-2-deoxy-alpha-D-glucopyranoside ligase, whose protein sequence is MHAWPASEVPALPGKGRDLTIHDTATDGRVTLAPGPVARIYVCGITPYDATHMGHAATYNAFDLVQRVWLDTKRQVHYVQNVTDVDDPLLERAARDGEDWVGLAERETALFREDMTALRMLPPQHYIGAVEAIPGIVPLVERLVEAGAAYELEGDVYFSVAADPHFGQVSRLDAEAMRLLSAERGGDPDRPGKKNPLDPILWLAARPGEPSWDGGSLGRGRPGWHIECVAIALDHLGMGFDVQGGGSDLAFPHHEMGASHAQALTGEHPFAQAYVHAGMVGLDGEKMSKSRGNLVFVSSLRRAGVDPAAIRLALLAHHYRADWEWSDQVLQDAVARLARWRAAVSRPDGPSAEALVEEVREALADDLDAPAALAAVDRWAALQESTGGTEEGAPGVVSRTVDALLGVAL, encoded by the coding sequence ATGCATGCCTGGCCCGCTTCCGAGGTCCCCGCCCTGCCTGGCAAGGGCCGCGACCTCACGATTCACGACACCGCGACCGACGGCCGCGTCACCCTCGCGCCCGGTCCCGTCGCCCGTATCTACGTCTGCGGCATCACGCCGTACGACGCGACCCACATGGGTCACGCGGCGACCTACAACGCGTTCGACCTCGTGCAGCGCGTGTGGCTCGACACGAAGCGGCAGGTTCACTACGTCCAGAACGTGACCGATGTCGACGATCCCCTGCTGGAACGGGCGGCGCGCGACGGGGAGGACTGGGTCGGGCTCGCGGAGCGCGAGACGGCCCTCTTCCGCGAGGACATGACCGCCCTGCGCATGCTCCCGCCCCAGCACTACATCGGCGCCGTCGAGGCGATACCGGGCATCGTGCCGCTGGTGGAACGGCTGGTGGAGGCCGGTGCCGCGTACGAACTCGAAGGCGACGTCTACTTCTCCGTGGCGGCCGATCCGCACTTCGGACAGGTCTCGCGGCTCGACGCCGAGGCGATGCGGCTGCTCTCGGCCGAGCGCGGCGGCGACCCCGACCGGCCGGGCAAGAAGAACCCGCTCGACCCGATCCTCTGGCTGGCCGCCCGGCCCGGCGAGCCGAGCTGGGACGGCGGCTCCCTGGGCCGCGGCCGGCCCGGCTGGCACATCGAGTGTGTGGCCATCGCCCTCGACCATCTCGGGATGGGCTTCGACGTCCAGGGCGGCGGCAGCGATCTGGCCTTCCCGCACCACGAGATGGGCGCCTCGCACGCCCAGGCGCTGACCGGGGAACACCCCTTCGCCCAGGCGTATGTGCACGCCGGGATGGTCGGCCTGGACGGCGAGAAGATGTCCAAGTCCCGGGGCAATCTCGTCTTCGTGTCCAGCCTGCGCCGCGCGGGTGTGGACCCGGCGGCGATCCGGCTCGCGCTCCTCGCGCACCACTACCGCGCCGACTGGGAGTGGTCCGACCAGGTCCTCCAGGACGCCGTGGCGCGGCTGGCGCGCTGGCGGGCCGCGGTGTCGCGGCCCGACGGACCGTCCGCAGAGGCGCTGGTCGAAGAGGTCCGCGAGGCGCTGGCCGACGACCTGGACGCGCCCGCGGCGCTCGCGGCCGTCGACCGCTGGGCCGCGCTCCAGGAGTCCACGGGCGGTACGGAGGAGGGCGCGCCCGGCGTGGTCTCGCGCACCGTCGACGCGCTGCTCGGCGTCGCGCTGTAG
- a CDS encoding PAC2 family protein: MIELDGVPELIDPVMVAAFEGWNDAGDAASAAVAHLHREWKGEVFAALDAEDYYDFQVNRPTVYLEGGQRKITWPTTRLSVVRVGGETPRDLVLVRGIEPSMRWRSFCNELLGFAHELGVEMVVILGALLGDTPHTRPVPVSGVTSDTDLARTMDLEETRYEGPTGIVGILQEACTHAGVPAVSLWAAVPHYVSQPPNPKATLALLNRLEDLIGLRIPLGELAEDARAWQLGVDQLAAEDSEVAEYVQSLEEARDTAELPEASGEAIAREFERYLRRRDGGPGPGPGPGPAPGGHATEGGDGPPYLRDASGGGRARPPRSPRDLSGPGGGTGRGPGPADGPADGSPEDGPADNEDGSSGD; encoded by the coding sequence GTGATCGAGCTCGACGGGGTTCCCGAGCTGATCGACCCGGTCATGGTGGCCGCGTTCGAGGGCTGGAACGACGCGGGCGACGCGGCCTCCGCGGCGGTGGCTCATCTGCACCGGGAGTGGAAGGGCGAGGTGTTCGCGGCGCTGGACGCCGAGGACTACTACGATTTCCAGGTCAATCGGCCCACGGTCTATCTGGAGGGCGGCCAGCGGAAGATCACCTGGCCGACCACCCGGCTCTCCGTGGTGCGGGTGGGCGGGGAGACCCCTCGTGACCTGGTGCTGGTGCGCGGTATCGAGCCGTCCATGCGCTGGCGCTCGTTCTGCAACGAGCTGCTGGGTTTCGCCCATGAGCTGGGTGTGGAGATGGTGGTCATCCTGGGCGCGCTGCTCGGCGACACCCCGCACACCCGGCCGGTGCCGGTCAGCGGGGTCACCTCGGACACGGATCTGGCCAGGACGATGGACCTGGAGGAGACCCGGTACGAGGGGCCGACCGGCATCGTCGGCATCCTCCAGGAGGCGTGCACCCACGCGGGTGTGCCGGCGGTGAGCCTGTGGGCCGCCGTGCCGCACTACGTGTCGCAGCCGCCCAATCCCAAGGCGACGCTGGCGCTGCTCAACCGGCTGGAGGATCTGATCGGGCTGCGGATCCCGCTCGGCGAGCTGGCCGAGGACGCGCGGGCCTGGCAGCTGGGGGTGGATCAACTGGCCGCCGAGGACAGCGAGGTGGCGGAGTACGTCCAGTCGCTGGAGGAGGCGCGGGACACGGCCGAGCTGCCCGAGGCGTCCGGCGAGGCCATCGCCCGGGAGTTCGAGCGGTATCTGCGCCGGCGCGACGGCGGTCCGGGGCCCGGGCCGGGACCGGGACCCGCGCCGGGCGGCCATGCCACGGAGGGCGGGGACGGCCCGCCGTATCTGCGCGACGCCTCGGGCGGCGGCCGCGCCCGCCCGCCGCGCTCCCCGCGCGACCTCTCCGGTCCGGGCGGGGGTACGGGCAGAGGCCCGGGGCCGGCGGACGGACCCGCGGACGGTTCCCCGGAGGACGGGCCCGCCGACAACGAGGACGGGTCCTCCGGGGACTGA